A section of the Rhizobium sp. Pop5 genome encodes:
- a CDS encoding S49 family peptidase, which produces MAGFLRKLLPKRFRKDGIVIPVVRLQGAIISGGGQFRPTLNLANVAPVLEKAFAVKDTPAVAITINSPGGSPVQSRLIFTRIRELAREKQKKVLVFVEDVAASGGYMIALAGDEIIADATSIVGSIGVVSGGFGFPELLKKIGVERRVYTAGENKVILDPFQPEKEKDIEYLKSLQLEIHQVFISMVRERRAGKLKDDATVFSGLFWSGTRGLELGLIDGLGDMRQELKRRYGQKTKLELVSAGRGLLGRRIPGVSPVSLENAASGLATGLVEAAEERALWSRFGL; this is translated from the coding sequence ATGGCCGGATTCTTGAGAAAGCTGCTGCCGAAACGGTTCCGCAAGGACGGCATCGTCATTCCGGTCGTCCGGCTGCAGGGGGCGATCATCAGCGGCGGCGGTCAGTTCCGGCCGACCCTTAATCTCGCCAATGTCGCGCCGGTCTTGGAAAAGGCCTTCGCCGTGAAAGACACGCCGGCGGTCGCCATAACAATCAATTCGCCGGGCGGCTCGCCGGTGCAGTCGCGCCTGATCTTCACCCGCATCCGTGAGCTCGCCCGCGAAAAGCAGAAGAAAGTGCTTGTTTTCGTCGAGGATGTCGCCGCCTCCGGCGGCTACATGATTGCCCTTGCCGGCGACGAGATCATCGCCGACGCCACCTCGATCGTCGGCTCGATCGGCGTCGTCTCCGGCGGCTTCGGCTTTCCCGAACTGTTGAAGAAGATCGGCGTCGAGCGCCGCGTCTATACGGCCGGCGAAAACAAGGTGATCCTCGATCCTTTCCAGCCGGAAAAGGAGAAGGATATCGAGTACCTGAAGAGCCTGCAGCTCGAAATCCACCAAGTCTTCATATCAATGGTGCGCGAGCGTCGCGCCGGCAAGCTCAAGGACGACGCAACGGTTTTTTCTGGTCTGTTCTGGAGCGGCACGCGTGGCCTCGAACTCGGCCTTATCGATGGCCTCGGCGACATGCGCCAGGAGTTGAAGAGGCGCTACGGTCAGAAGACCAAGCTGGAGCTTGTCAGCGCCGGCCGTGGCCTGCTCGGCCGCCGCATTCCCGGCGTCTCGCCGGTCTCCCTCGAGAATGCGGCGTCCGGTCTCGCGACGGGACTTGTCGAAGCGGCGGAAGAGAGAGCATTGTGGAGCCGTTTCGGGCTTTAA
- a CDS encoding membrane protein — MPQLITILILVFSAWWLYRRFVADARRLSEKSRRAEKERQTGAIGTLVKDPATGEYRLKREEE, encoded by the coding sequence ATGCCGCAACTTATCACGATCCTGATCCTGGTCTTTTCCGCCTGGTGGCTCTACCGCCGCTTTGTCGCCGATGCCCGCAGGCTTTCCGAAAAGTCGCGCCGCGCTGAAAAGGAGCGCCAGACCGGCGCGATCGGCACGCTCGTCAAGGACCCGGCGACGGGAGAATACCGGCTGAAGCGCGAGGAAGAATAG
- a CDS encoding glycine--tRNA ligase subunit alpha, with the protein MSALPDHMNPKRSFQALILALHSYWADKGCAVLQPYDMEVGAGTFHPATTLRALGPKPWKAAYVQPSRRPSDGRYGENPNRLQHYYQYQVILKPNPPNLQELYLGSLAAIGLDPLLHDIRFVEDDWESPTLGAWGLGWECWCDGMEVSQFTYFQQVCGIECSPVAGELTYGLERLAMYVQGVDNVYDLNFNGREGDEKISYGDVFLQAEQEYSRHNFEFANTEMLHRHFVDAEKECRALLDAGAPGDNANQRLHKCVFPAYDQCIKASHVFNLLDARGVISVTERQSYILRVRTLAKACGEAFLLTDAGGVNLSKEAA; encoded by the coding sequence ATGTCAGCTCTCCCCGACCATATGAACCCGAAGCGCTCCTTTCAGGCGCTGATCCTGGCCCTGCATAGCTACTGGGCGGATAAGGGTTGCGCGGTGCTGCAGCCCTACGACATGGAAGTCGGCGCCGGCACTTTCCATCCGGCCACCACGCTGCGCGCCCTCGGCCCCAAGCCGTGGAAGGCCGCCTACGTCCAGCCGTCGCGGCGTCCGTCCGACGGGCGCTATGGTGAAAACCCGAACCGGCTGCAGCACTATTACCAGTATCAGGTCATTCTGAAGCCGAACCCGCCGAATTTGCAGGAACTCTATCTCGGCTCGCTGGCTGCGATCGGTCTTGATCCTCTGCTGCACGATATCCGTTTCGTCGAGGATGACTGGGAAAGCCCGACGCTCGGCGCCTGGGGCCTTGGCTGGGAATGCTGGTGCGACGGCATGGAAGTCTCGCAATTCACTTATTTCCAGCAGGTCTGCGGCATCGAATGCTCGCCGGTTGCAGGCGAACTGACCTATGGTCTCGAACGCCTCGCCATGTATGTTCAGGGCGTCGACAACGTCTACGACCTGAATTTCAACGGCCGCGAGGGCGACGAGAAGATCAGCTATGGCGACGTCTTCCTGCAGGCCGAGCAGGAATATTCGCGCCATAATTTCGAATTCGCCAATACCGAGATGCTGCATCGCCATTTCGTCGATGCGGAGAAGGAATGCCGGGCGCTGCTCGATGCCGGCGCCCCCGGTGACAACGCCAACCAGCGCCTGCACAAATGCGTCTTCCCGGCCTATGACCAGTGCATCAAGGCCAGCCACGTCTTCAACCTGCTCGACGCCCGCGGCGTCATCTCGGTCACAGAGCGCCAGAGCTATATCCTGCGCGTGCGCACGCTGGCCAAGGCCTGCGGCGAAGCCTTTCTGCTGACCGACGCCGGCGGCGTTAATTTGTCGAAAGAGGCGGCGTGA
- a CDS encoding AAA family ATPase, with translation MTQKPASRIVHINGWPGTGKLTVGRLLAKKLGARLIDNHMLLNPAEALFARSNPLHASLRGQIRRAVFDHAARADPAESFVVTDALSDDEQDSAMFSWYLDLAAARGAELIAVLLDCAPEENVRRLVSPGRSEQLKLTDTAKLQQLRANYKLLRGLAEHTVEIDTTKLSPEETAARILAHLRV, from the coding sequence GTGACGCAAAAACCTGCCAGCCGCATCGTCCACATCAACGGCTGGCCAGGCACCGGGAAGCTGACCGTCGGCCGTTTGCTGGCGAAAAAGCTCGGCGCGCGGCTCATCGACAATCACATGCTGCTCAATCCGGCAGAAGCTCTTTTCGCCCGCAGCAACCCTCTGCATGCATCGCTGCGCGGGCAGATCCGGCGGGCGGTTTTCGACCATGCCGCGCGCGCCGATCCGGCTGAAAGCTTCGTCGTTACCGATGCTCTTTCGGATGATGAGCAGGATAGTGCGATGTTCTCCTGGTATCTCGATCTGGCTGCCGCCAGAGGCGCGGAGCTGATCGCGGTTCTCCTCGATTGCGCGCCGGAGGAGAATGTCAGGCGCCTCGTCTCTCCCGGTCGATCCGAGCAGCTCAAGCTGACGGATACGGCGAAGCTGCAGCAGCTCCGGGCAAACTATAAACTGTTGCGAGGACTGGCTGAACACACCGTCGAAATTGATACGACGAAGCTTTCGCCGGAAGAGACGGCGGCCCGAATTCTCGCGCATCTCCGTGTTTGA
- a CDS encoding DUF2207 family protein, translating to MLRFSSWLVSCAMLVLLTSCSDFDKEFAVQSAKTTIEVSTDGTAFVSESFDILVKKDKNYGGVYIDIPQRFKDASGGVHGRDFDLVAARRDGTDEYYFKENNVPGYSIYIGEEHCKGCPADLLTGITKIQIAYRLGRLVRQEGARQVLFLPAYMGSVHDHGAKKTLTLKVPRGGALRPSRDEPASYDIIQQAPDEFVVSIAAGKGDRVLPDIEIEYPVGTFVAVTGGKRVQWWFSDHLLPFLSILGPLIVGLVVILKFRPSWLLPASLIAVDIKMIESISPALAAYLFRDWKADAANAAFMASVCQLAVKRVLRISRLDEDAEASDLLPKHERRKGKPGRAKWYGLPAATRLVFARIGKERPVDARRRIKNARSDVRVELHRTVIEEYRKIRGIDWWSFAAAVSILSLGIAVARFSGLFIFSSAICGILLIPLLVLTMFRHPERFPLPADGFERFKRVVGLIVGLPTIMVFALSYVGRTGVISEQRPYLAAILLDIAGIIAVLAILRMPTSKQRKIRNYILGLERYFRGEINGPAMSVECFENYLPFAVALDVEQRWTERFNLWRESEKMTVYAPNWLITA from the coding sequence ATGCTGCGCTTTTCCTCGTGGCTTGTCTCATGCGCAATGCTTGTCCTGCTGACATCATGCAGCGATTTTGACAAGGAGTTCGCCGTTCAGTCGGCAAAAACCACGATCGAAGTTTCTACAGACGGCACCGCCTTTGTGTCGGAAAGCTTCGACATCCTAGTCAAAAAAGACAAAAACTACGGCGGTGTTTACATTGATATTCCTCAACGTTTCAAGGATGCGTCAGGCGGTGTTCATGGGCGGGATTTCGATCTGGTTGCCGCCCGGCGTGATGGAACCGACGAATATTACTTTAAAGAAAACAACGTGCCGGGCTATTCGATCTATATCGGCGAGGAGCATTGCAAAGGCTGCCCAGCGGATCTGCTCACCGGCATCACAAAGATCCAGATCGCTTACAGGCTCGGTCGTCTGGTTCGTCAGGAAGGCGCTCGCCAGGTTCTTTTCCTGCCGGCCTATATGGGCAGTGTCCACGACCACGGCGCGAAAAAAACGCTTACTCTAAAGGTGCCGCGCGGTGGTGCGCTACGCCCTTCGCGCGATGAACCTGCATCCTATGACATCATACAGCAGGCGCCGGACGAGTTTGTGGTGTCTATTGCGGCAGGCAAGGGAGACCGGGTTCTTCCGGATATCGAGATCGAATATCCTGTGGGGACTTTTGTGGCCGTAACGGGTGGCAAGCGGGTACAGTGGTGGTTCTCTGATCACCTTCTTCCATTCCTGAGTATTTTAGGGCCGCTGATCGTTGGTCTGGTTGTTATCCTCAAATTTCGACCTTCGTGGCTTTTGCCTGCGTCACTGATAGCTGTCGATATCAAGATGATAGAAAGTATATCCCCGGCTTTGGCAGCCTATCTGTTCCGGGACTGGAAGGCAGACGCGGCAAACGCGGCTTTCATGGCGTCAGTATGCCAGCTCGCAGTTAAGCGCGTGCTTCGCATTTCCCGCCTCGATGAGGATGCGGAGGCTTCTGACTTATTGCCAAAGCACGAGCGCAGGAAGGGCAAGCCGGGTCGCGCCAAATGGTATGGTCTTCCGGCTGCGACGCGTTTGGTATTCGCGCGAATTGGAAAGGAGCGGCCTGTCGATGCTCGCCGCAGAATTAAAAATGCTCGATCTGATGTCAGGGTTGAATTGCATAGAACAGTCATTGAGGAATATCGGAAGATCAGAGGCATAGATTGGTGGAGCTTTGCGGCCGCGGTCTCAATTCTGTCTCTCGGCATTGCCGTTGCTCGTTTTTCCGGCCTTTTTATATTTTCCTCAGCGATCTGCGGGATATTGTTGATACCTTTGCTGGTTCTAACGATGTTCCGGCACCCGGAGCGGTTTCCCCTGCCTGCCGACGGCTTCGAGCGGTTCAAGCGGGTGGTCGGCCTAATTGTGGGTTTGCCGACGATTATGGTTTTTGCACTATCCTATGTCGGAAGGACGGGGGTGATCAGCGAACAGCGGCCGTATCTGGCGGCTATTTTGTTGGATATAGCCGGCATTATCGCGGTATTGGCGATTCTGCGCATGCCAACATCGAAGCAGCGGAAGATCCGCAATTACATCCTTGGTTTGGAACGTTATTTTCGCGGCGAGATAAACGGCCCGGCAATGTCGGTCGAATGCTTCGAGAATTATCTGCCATTCGCCGTTGCACTTGATGTCGAGCAACGCTGGACCGAACGTTTCAATCTTTGGCGAGAAAGCGAAAAGATGACTGTCTATGCTCCAAATTGGCTGATAACCGCTTAG
- a CDS encoding LemA family protein: protein MYVILAIIVVIALYVVFIYNGLVRSRQMAEEAWSGIDVQLKRRADLIPNLIETVKGYAAHEKSTLEEVVALRNKAQAVPAGDVAGRAQAEGLLGQALGRVIALAEAYPDLKANQNFAELQASLETMEGELQMARRYYNGAARDLNVKVESFPSNLVAGQFGFAKRDYFEITNEADRAVPSVKF, encoded by the coding sequence ATGTATGTCATACTCGCAATTATCGTCGTCATCGCGCTCTACGTCGTCTTCATCTACAACGGCCTGGTTCGTTCCCGGCAGATGGCGGAGGAAGCCTGGTCGGGCATCGATGTGCAGCTCAAGCGCCGCGCCGATCTGATCCCGAACCTGATCGAGACGGTCAAGGGCTATGCCGCCCATGAGAAGTCGACGCTCGAAGAGGTGGTTGCGCTCCGCAACAAGGCGCAGGCCGTGCCAGCAGGCGATGTCGCCGGCAGGGCGCAGGCGGAAGGGCTGCTCGGCCAGGCGCTCGGCCGGGTCATCGCGCTCGCCGAGGCCTATCCCGATCTCAAGGCCAACCAGAACTTCGCCGAGTTGCAGGCCTCGCTCGAAACCATGGAAGGCGAGCTGCAGATGGCGCGGCGTTACTACAATGGTGCCGCTCGCGATCTCAACGTCAAGGTCGAGAGCTTCCCCTCTAATCTCGTCGCCGGCCAGTTCGGTTTTGCCAAGCGGGACTATTTCGAGATCACCAACGAGGCCGATCGCGCCGTTCCCAGCGTGAAATTCTGA
- a CDS encoding 3-phosphoshikimate 1-carboxyvinyltransferase, with product MTRTAKLTIIPPGKPLSGRAMPPGSKSITNRALLLAGLAKGTSRLTGALKSDDTRYMADALRAMGVSIDEPDDTTFVVTGSGKLLPPKSPLFLGNAGTATRFLTAAAALVDGTVIVDGDEHMRKRPIGPLVEAMSTLGIDVAAETGCPPVTVRGTGRFEADRILIDGGLSSQYVSALLMMAAGGDRPVDIELVGEDIGALGYIDLTTAAMKAFGARVEKTSPVTWRVEPTGYRAADFVIEPDASAATYLWAAEVLSDGKIDLGVPNDAFTQPDAKAYETIAKFPHLPAEIDGSQMQDAVPTIAVLAAFNETPVRFVGIANLRVKECDRIRALSTGLNNIREGLAVEVGDDLIVHSDPALVGQRLPAEIDSFADHRIAMSFALAGLKIDGITILDPDCVGKTFPAYWRTLAALGVTYQDND from the coding sequence ATGACACGCACAGCCAAACTCACGATCATCCCGCCGGGCAAGCCACTTTCGGGCCGCGCGATGCCGCCGGGTTCCAAGTCGATCACCAACCGCGCCTTGCTGCTCGCCGGCCTTGCCAAGGGTACGAGCCGGTTGACGGGAGCCCTGAAGAGCGACGATACGCGCTACATGGCCGATGCGCTGCGCGCCATGGGTGTTTCGATCGACGAGCCCGACGACACCACCTTCGTCGTCACCGGCAGCGGCAAGCTCTTGCCGCCGAAATCGCCGCTCTTCCTCGGCAATGCCGGCACGGCGACACGTTTCCTGACAGCGGCTGCAGCTCTGGTCGACGGCACCGTCATCGTCGATGGCGATGAGCACATGCGCAAACGACCGATCGGCCCGCTGGTCGAGGCGATGAGCACGCTCGGCATCGACGTGGCCGCCGAAACCGGCTGCCCGCCGGTCACCGTCAGGGGCACAGGTCGCTTTGAGGCCGACCGAATCCTGATCGATGGCGGGCTGTCCAGCCAATATGTCTCGGCGCTGCTCATGATGGCAGCCGGCGGCGACCGTCCGGTCGACATCGAACTCGTTGGCGAGGATATCGGCGCGCTTGGCTATATCGATCTTACCACGGCGGCGATGAAGGCTTTCGGCGCCAGGGTCGAGAAAACAAGCCCCGTCACCTGGCGCGTCGAGCCGACCGGTTACCGCGCTGCCGATTTCGTTATCGAGCCGGATGCATCTGCCGCGACTTATCTCTGGGCCGCTGAAGTGCTGAGCGATGGCAAGATCGATCTCGGCGTGCCGAACGATGCCTTCACCCAGCCGGATGCCAAGGCTTACGAGACGATCGCGAAGTTCCCGCATCTGCCGGCTGAAATCGATGGTTCGCAGATGCAGGACGCCGTTCCGACGATTGCGGTACTTGCCGCCTTCAACGAGACGCCGGTCCGCTTCGTCGGCATAGCCAACCTGCGCGTCAAGGAATGCGACCGCATCCGCGCCCTGTCCACCGGGCTCAACAATATCCGCGAAGGCTTGGCCGTCGAGGTGGGTGACGATCTGATCGTTCATTCCGACCCAGCTCTCGTCGGCCAGCGTCTGCCGGCGGAGATCGACAGCTTCGCCGATCATCGCATTGCCATGAGCTTCGCTCTCGCGGGGCTGAAGATCGACGGCATCACCATTCTCGATCCCGATTGCGTCGGCAAGACCTTCCCGGCCTATTGGCGGACGCTCGCAGCGCTCGGCGTGACATATCAGGACAATGATTGA
- a CDS encoding DUF2207 domain-containing protein — MGRRFFGFCAALMLMLAAPAAFAAEVIDSFASDITLEKSGAMTVAETITVNAEGNRINHGIFRDFPLYFTDAEGRRRSVDFDVISVRRDGEEEPWHTESISGGIRIYAGSADVTVTPGHHQYVFTYRTNRQIRYFDDHDELYWNVTGNGWIFPIRSATATVKLPSGVAATQTIFFTGPQGATGKNARVSETSAGPIFSTTAPLDANEGLTFAIRMPKGSIDPPSADMESTWWFKDNRNYFIGFGGLVLVFAYYTRAWLKVGRDPARGVVVPRWDAPDGISPALVNYIDNKGFSGGGWTALAASALNLAVRGFVTLGDLKDSIIVRGTGKPFGKEKFQAGEAELLKVAGGAGSTLTIDKANGERVKSVGQAFRSAIEKEHRGKYYNSNLGYTSGGIALSAAALVALFVFGSLEPDTIALMLIPIAISVFVAVFAAGLVKSLHRGKSLFGKIMAVIAAAVGVFVGISILAVMVLTLASSLVELHETPMLFAVGGIVLLNILYFFIMGAPTPLGAKMMDGIDGLRQYLTLAEKDRMNTAGAPEMSPRHFETLLPYAVALGVEKPWSRTFETWLAAAAAGAAAAYAPTWYSGNFNSGSFSDRIGGFSSSMASTIASTIPSPPPSSSSSGFSGGGSSGGGGGGGGGGGW, encoded by the coding sequence ATGGGGCGTCGGTTTTTCGGATTTTGCGCTGCACTGATGCTGATGCTTGCCGCGCCGGCGGCTTTTGCAGCCGAAGTCATCGACAGCTTCGCCTCAGATATCACGCTGGAAAAGAGCGGCGCAATGACGGTGGCGGAAACGATCACCGTCAATGCCGAAGGCAACCGGATCAATCACGGTATCTTCCGGGATTTTCCGCTCTATTTCACCGATGCTGAAGGCCGTCGCCGCAGCGTCGATTTCGATGTGATATCGGTCAGGCGGGATGGCGAGGAGGAGCCTTGGCACACCGAGTCGATATCAGGCGGCATCCGCATCTATGCCGGTTCCGCCGATGTGACGGTCACACCAGGCCATCATCAATATGTCTTCACCTATAGGACGAACCGCCAGATCCGTTATTTCGACGATCACGACGAACTCTATTGGAACGTGACCGGCAATGGCTGGATCTTCCCGATCCGCTCGGCAACGGCGACGGTGAAGCTGCCGTCGGGTGTTGCCGCCACGCAGACGATCTTCTTCACCGGCCCGCAGGGCGCCACGGGAAAGAATGCCCGCGTCAGCGAGACGAGCGCCGGCCCGATCTTCTCCACAACCGCTCCTCTCGATGCCAATGAGGGCCTGACCTTTGCGATCCGCATGCCGAAGGGTTCCATCGATCCGCCGAGCGCGGATATGGAAAGCACATGGTGGTTCAAGGACAACCGCAATTATTTCATCGGCTTCGGCGGACTGGTCCTCGTCTTCGCCTACTACACGCGCGCATGGCTGAAGGTCGGCCGCGATCCGGCCCGCGGTGTCGTCGTGCCTCGCTGGGATGCGCCTGACGGCATTTCACCGGCGCTGGTCAACTATATCGATAATAAGGGCTTCTCCGGCGGAGGCTGGACGGCGCTTGCCGCTTCTGCGCTCAATCTTGCGGTCCGCGGTTTCGTGACGCTCGGTGATCTCAAGGATTCGATTATCGTCCGCGGCACCGGCAAGCCGTTCGGCAAGGAGAAATTCCAGGCCGGAGAAGCCGAATTGCTGAAGGTAGCAGGCGGCGCCGGCTCGACGCTGACGATCGACAAGGCGAATGGCGAGCGGGTGAAATCCGTCGGCCAAGCCTTCCGCTCGGCGATCGAGAAGGAGCACCGCGGCAAATATTACAATTCCAATCTCGGCTATACCAGCGGCGGCATCGCGCTCAGCGCCGCCGCCCTGGTGGCGCTGTTTGTCTTTGGCTCGCTAGAGCCCGACACGATCGCGCTGATGCTGATTCCGATCGCCATCTCGGTCTTCGTTGCGGTCTTCGCTGCCGGCCTGGTCAAATCGCTGCATCGCGGCAAGTCGCTGTTCGGCAAGATCATGGCCGTCATCGCCGCGGCGGTCGGCGTTTTCGTCGGCATCAGCATTCTTGCCGTCATGGTCCTGACGCTCGCCTCGTCGCTGGTGGAGCTGCACGAAACGCCGATGCTGTTTGCTGTCGGCGGCATCGTGCTGCTGAATATCCTCTATTTCTTCATCATGGGTGCGCCGACCCCGCTCGGCGCCAAGATGATGGATGGCATTGACGGCCTGCGCCAATATCTCACTCTTGCCGAGAAGGACCGGATGAACACGGCAGGCGCACCTGAAATGTCGCCACGGCATTTCGAGACGCTGCTTCCCTATGCGGTAGCGCTCGGCGTCGAAAAGCCCTGGTCGCGTACCTTCGAAACATGGCTTGCGGCAGCTGCCGCCGGTGCAGCGGCGGCCTATGCGCCCACTTGGTATTCCGGCAATTTCAACAGCGGCAGCTTCTCCGATCGCATCGGCGGCTTTTCCTCGTCGATGGCGTCCACCATCGCCTCGACGATTCCCTCGCCGCCGCCGTCGAGTTCATCCTCCGGTTTTTCCGGCGGCGGCTCCTCCGGCGGAGGGGGTGGAGGCGGCGGAGGCGGGGGTTGGTAA
- the purD gene encoding phosphoribosylamine--glycine ligase gives MKVLLIGSGGREHALAWKLAQSPLMSEFYAAPGNPGIAEHAVLAPLNIEDHEAVAAFCSDKAIDFVVVGPEAPLVAGLADRLRADGLMVFGPSAAAAQLEGSKGFTKDICARYGIPTGAYQRFNNAPKAKAYIRAQGAPIVVKADGLAAGKGVTVAMTLDEALAAVDDCFEGAFGAAGAEVVVEAYLDGEEASFFCLCDGKHALQLATAQDHKRVGEGDTGVNTGGMGAYSPAPVMTAEMVERTMKEIIEPTMRGMAESGHPFSGVFFAGLMITKKGPELIEYNVRFGDPECQVLMMRLKSDLLPLLLAAANGTLDQVEAEWNDDPALTVVMASEGYPAAYEKNTPILSLPEAGEGEKVFHAGTALKDGALVATGGRVLNVTATGGTVAEAKDRAYALLDRVRWENGFCRRDIGWRAIERETGSDKV, from the coding sequence ATGAAGGTTCTGTTGATCGGATCGGGCGGACGCGAGCATGCGCTCGCCTGGAAGCTGGCGCAATCGCCGTTGATGAGCGAATTCTACGCCGCACCCGGCAATCCCGGCATCGCCGAACATGCCGTCCTTGCGCCCTTGAATATCGAGGATCACGAAGCGGTCGCCGCCTTCTGCAGCGACAAGGCGATCGATTTCGTCGTCGTCGGCCCTGAGGCGCCGCTGGTCGCGGGCCTCGCCGACCGGCTGCGCGCCGATGGCCTTATGGTTTTCGGTCCTTCCGCCGCCGCCGCCCAGCTCGAGGGCTCCAAGGGCTTCACCAAGGATATCTGCGCCCGCTACGGCATTCCGACTGGCGCCTACCAGCGCTTCAACAATGCGCCGAAGGCGAAAGCCTATATCCGCGCCCAGGGTGCGCCGATCGTCGTCAAGGCCGACGGCCTTGCCGCCGGCAAGGGTGTGACGGTGGCGATGACGCTGGACGAGGCGCTCGCCGCCGTTGATGACTGCTTCGAGGGGGCCTTTGGCGCGGCCGGTGCCGAAGTTGTCGTCGAAGCCTATCTCGACGGCGAGGAGGCGAGCTTCTTCTGCCTCTGCGATGGAAAGCACGCACTGCAGCTCGCAACCGCCCAGGACCACAAGCGGGTGGGCGAGGGCGATACCGGCGTCAATACCGGCGGCATGGGCGCCTATTCGCCGGCGCCCGTCATGACCGCCGAGATGGTCGAGCGCACCATGAAGGAGATCATCGAGCCGACGATGCGCGGCATGGCCGAGAGCGGCCACCCCTTCTCCGGCGTCTTTTTCGCCGGGCTGATGATCACGAAGAAGGGGCCGGAACTTATCGAATACAATGTCCGTTTCGGCGATCCCGAATGCCAGGTGTTGATGATGCGGCTGAAGAGCGATCTTCTGCCTCTGCTTTTGGCTGCGGCAAACGGCACCCTGGATCAGGTCGAAGCCGAATGGAACGACGATCCGGCACTGACGGTGGTCATGGCCTCCGAGGGCTATCCCGCCGCCTACGAGAAGAACACGCCGATCCTCTCCTTGCCTGAGGCAGGCGAGGGCGAGAAGGTGTTTCATGCCGGCACGGCCCTGAAGGACGGCGCGCTGGTCGCAACCGGCGGCCGCGTGCTGAATGTCACCGCCACGGGCGGCACCGTCGCCGAGGCCAAGGACCGCGCCTACGCGCTGCTCGACAGGGTAAGGTGGGAAAACGGCTTCTGCCGGCGCGACATCGGCTGGCGAGCGATCGAGCGCGAAACGGGCTCGGACAAAGTATAA
- a CDS encoding plant virulence effector HPE1-like domain-containing protein, with translation MRQIFFGAAILLTAGSAMASSIEVIGKAAPKADSSIVTEFCANCPPLHADVTKKDYTVPELKPGVVQASEVRDVGGEKKVYRTEGWMGGSPVLFVSKATPEALVAAEPSAVPAEGIDMNATTAAVIGSDAKPVVAGVAEQPAALEASEFKLRF, from the coding sequence ATGCGTCAGATTTTCTTCGGTGCGGCAATCCTGCTGACGGCAGGCTCGGCGATGGCATCCTCTATTGAGGTGATCGGCAAGGCTGCCCCCAAGGCTGACAGCAGCATCGTCACCGAATTCTGCGCCAATTGCCCACCGCTTCACGCCGACGTGACCAAGAAGGACTACACCGTGCCGGAGCTGAAGCCCGGTGTCGTCCAGGCAAGCGAGGTCCGCGATGTCGGCGGCGAAAAGAAGGTCTATCGCACCGAAGGCTGGATGGGCGGCTCGCCCGTCCTCTTCGTCAGCAAGGCAACCCCTGAAGCACTGGTTGCTGCCGAGCCCTCGGCCGTGCCTGCCGAGGGCATTGACATGAACGCGACGACCGCGGCTGTGATCGGCAGTGATGCCAAGCCTGTTGTGGCAGGCGTGGCTGAACAGCCGGCCGCTCTCGAAGCTTCCGAATTCAAGCTGCGATTTTAG